The Taeniopygia guttata chromosome 6, bTaeGut7.mat, whole genome shotgun sequence genome contains a region encoding:
- the MKI67 gene encoding proliferation marker protein Ki-67 isoform X3: MPRYGTIVVIKRNGTDGIVFPLTSTSCLFGRKTECDIRMRLPWVSNEHCKIEINENKEAVLTNLSLVNPTQLNGACFEQPVPLKHGDVLTIIDRSFRFEYPLQSTPKKRHSRSPKDETLQVAEVELQHKQTPGAKNVDASDNAECEEKNANENKQTPEENLPEAFPVKLQTPKSSQRIHRVLKKQNEMSPFSKLYESVKNELKVEKPLHRRSASQQAAKGDPGSVLPEPRAPISSLSCLFDLGSLAKGKETGRMENIEKCVIVRREEENSPGFNQLSAGGRTPRRSFTRSPQAPISKEVSGDTSQSPLQDPKELGTPGRSRGAAVTPTPGRKNHRSPSVLLEQCSIERFECPVQGTVCSPSSCSVPKGGTPTTRRKSPRSLFVSPPKETTGMNPGNPDTPRTPRRGSLKVKSLPEIPVGALREDPECRIDNTQLPLPEDKCLKQRRNSKQQTPGKPVQEVLKEIWDQANLDNSKVGHCETPVSLSNSKSPKRNSRESKEFLDKSAHSEALATGGVLASPAGQTPGRKRRRPRSSGVLAETALETSTAQEQHESGRKASGTPAELAMDRCPQKQDLEDASATRPRRSSAKRRSESAAELRDTEPASETTNFGLLNGEDSGKTKRTSQKRKSGEMLPQTLGKRKRVSFGGHLSPELFDKSLPPNSPLKRGALPARRSLPYGNSPRAVLKKAQSLKHLIDQEEKTSPKNSPTRQPAGASSPVSTPKIPSGSPAPFRKGRFSISQPPTPFPIAEEKDAGTEDMDPEGKSGVQGKTPKSAPAALGAKALVTRTAAKSARGAQLALKGSAMKSRGGPVAVISAKRRSGASSANLLVAKSWAEVVKLGVARPQTKTAKKSVRKGRALKRINHPPKTPEKKIKGHFSTGHAESPATIVVGRAYSTTVGSAGHVPKVVKNPKLKLNMDMDESFTGVPEMFQTPENQGGRTFPLAAAQNADVTPPWAAGDISDLHTPEESGEMMVSPLNNSDASEQKQASPGIFHLLREESSPSMFDEIATKTPENRKAVHKDTVDSLVIISEKTVSLVKSGSKKRTPKHKLEPVEVMSSKRKILRTPEQRSEPGEVLSGIKRLVKSSRQEPEPTEVLSGIKQLLKTPKQKLEPVEVLSGIKQLMKTPEQKLEPVEVLSSKRKILRTPQQRSEPGEVLSGIKQLMKTPKQKLEPAEVLSGIKQLMKTPEQKLELVEVLSGIKQLMRTPKQKLEPAEVLSGIKQLMKTPKQKLEPVEVLSGIKELLRTPEQKLEPVEVLSSKGKILRTPQQKSEPGEVLSGIKRLVKTSRQKPEPTEVLSGIKELLRTPEQKLEPDEVLSGIKHLMKTPKQKLEPVEVLSGIKQLMKTPKQKLEPVEVLSGIKQLLKTPKQKLEPVEVLSGIKQLMKTPKQKLEPVEVLSGIKQLLKTPKQKLEPVEVLSGIKQLLKTPKQKLEPVEVLSGIKQLMRTPRRKAGSVEDLSGIKQLLRTPQQELEPLTDEIALKRLLETPVESREAVKAVPGVTSTKKTPKLKPQPVEDMVGIRRIFQTPKEKVEPVENMFGISRLVRSPKEKYQPVEDFVGLQRLMAEPRQKSSDSEVDYAGMTEMFGTPEEMKVRSVNVMDSQGEIGSNSSHKHEKRGKFSQDEDYQQKDSTGEEQPTQRLRRGRSRRALPPVAAKPSENGVSLKELQSPDTQEEMGVITLENKGRGRKTKHCTQEVVPKYPDQEGLDVVSSVEPPGAAQRPGRGKRKELKESKHPNENLESCAEDSSVLRKAPANTKQSLQDCGISETEDDPGTKTGPGNIQSEICQLQTDLNDPDSKAIDSGIEDTEEEVFLSLRRRRRGVENTEPVIPPKRRRARDDQGKAASPGGLHGTTRKLRKDPSPKVSQRQEQACDKAPEAVTAQESENGTKLELKATETRVKSFRSTRNRKHSAEIKADTRGVTLENPQNIQKTEETSTETDAETESHVKNGIKGSQGSETENTQENTTQAARRLKAESPSAETNKMPVSAQNLEANRARNRRGKKDSLEQKADEFTENVNSLKPITPKFKSETEVDESSLQDSVGSVCVSAAQGRKEQPSPGATSVPAADSARPARGTQRRTRNERGVFKAKQTEILQGSPAQRNAVMCRRGTGKKVNFQLEEGSSKAVEGKILPEGDEGVTDKDNQHENSENAPSQGRRSRRKQLDSIPQKASPAFMEKQALSADHRKDEAVVQEPGSALEAAPSSAEDNPLRRGRRREVAAASQTRSPSVRTRRGLLQGDAKKMAEREEENAALDNKTLQAKVNAPARDRRNKMDPAAEARSSAPLQTKCGLSETKDKGTDEEQNVPLEAVSCAKEKPPGRGRRKETALASHTTNSISLRGKRRLPAGDGEEAPKEQQNVLLETCDPSGKENQLRRGRRKEIAPLVEAKSSIQGNQVLSKQSGRKNNNKEAKENLDNSSQENMELVKRSSRQATTSLALSPTSLQGLPEDGKDRIPEEQSKLLDLAPPAKENPSRRGRKKTASSTSEETSSTSLRGNPNLPRGRGQKRILKGSEDASPENNPCQGRTRQLRNNRRKVEVPLEAATSAPHKSGGLAENGNTLGTQGLSGASPGSEENQSGKGQEGDPAPQAAPTSRRRKCQLPAEDVAPKKFKSGNDENGSLQRGRRNKTKLGEEDARAAQTTGGMEKRTRSSTRTRK, translated from the exons ATGCCACGCTACGGGACAATCGTTGTCATTAAAAGGAATGGGACTGATGGAATTGTTTTTCCACTTACCTCAACTTCTTGTTTATTTGGAAG GAAAACAGAATGTGACATCCGCATGCGGCTGCCCTGGGTGTCCAACGAGCACTGCAAAATCGAGATCAATGAGAACAAGGAG gCAGTCCTGACTAATTTAAGCTTGGTGAACCCCACGCAGCTGAACGGGGCTTGCTTTGAGCAGCCCGTTCCCCTGAAGCACGGAGATGTGTTAACCATTATTGATCGTTCTTTCAG gTTTGAATATCCTCTGCAATCAACACCGAAAAAGAGGCATTCCAGGTCTCCAAAAGATGAAACTCTGCAG GTGGCAGAAGTGGAATTACAGCACAAACAAACTCCAGGAGCTAAAAATGTTGATGCTTCAG ATAATGCTGagtgtgaagaaaaaaatgccaatgaaaataaacaaactccAGAGGAAAATCTTCCTGAAGCTTTCCCTGTCAAACTCCAAACACCCAAATCTTCACAGAGAATTCATCGCGttcttaaaaagcaaaatgaaatgtCTCCCTTTAGTAAACTCTATGAAAGTGTGAAAAATGAGCTGAAAGTGGAAAAACCTCTGCACAGGAGGAGTGCCTCTCAGCAAGCTGCAAAAGGAGACCCTGGCAGTGTTCTGCCAGAACCACGTGCTCCCATTTCATCCCTGAGTTGTCTTTTTGATCTGGGCAGCCTGgctaaaggaaaggaaacaggcAGGATGGAAAATATCGAAAAATGTGTAATTGtgagaagagaagaagaaaacagccCAGGGTTTAACCAGCTGTCTGCTGGGGGAAGAACTCCCAGGAGGAGTTTTACCAGGAGTCCTCAAGCTCCCATTTCAAAGGAGGTGTCAGGAGATACCAGTCAGAGTCCATTGCAGGATCCCAAGGAATTAGGGACACCAGGCAGATCCAGAGGTGCTGCAGTTACACCCACACCcggcaggaagaaccacaggaGCCCCTCGGTTTTGCTGGAGCAGTGCTCCATAGAAAGGTTTGAGTGTCCAGTTCAAGGGACAgtgtgcagccccagcagctgcagtgttCCTAAAGGAGGAACACCAACGACCAGGAGGAAGAGTCCTCGGTCTCTTTTTGTGTCACCTCCCAAAGAAACCACTGGAATGAATCCTGGAAATCCTGACACTCCAAGGACCCCTCGGCGTGGGTCGTTGAAAGTGAAGTCGCTTCCAGAAATCCCAGTTGGAGCTCTAAGGGAAGATCCAGAGTGCAGAATTGATAACACACAACTGCCTTTGCCAGAAGACAAATGCTTAAAGCAAAGACGAAACAGCAAACAACAAACACCAGGAAAACCTGTCCAAGAGGTGCTGAAAGAAATATGGGATCAGGCAAACCTGGATAACTCAAAGGTGGGACATTGTGAAACCCCTGTCTCTCTCTCTAATTCCAAGAGTCCCAAGAGAAACAGCAGGGAAAGTAAAGAATTCTTGGACAAAAGTGCCCATTCAGAGGCACTGGCTACAGGAGGGGTGTTGGCATCTCCTGCTGGTCAGACAcctggaaggaaaaggaggaggccAAGGAGCTCTGGAGTGCTGGCTGAAACTGCCCTGGAGACGAGCACTGCTCAGGAACAGCACGAATCGGGCAGAAAAGCCAGTGGAactccagcagagctggccaTGGACAGGTGTCCCCAAAAACAGGACTTGGAAGATGCCAGTGCTACAAGACCTCGGAGATCATCAGCCAAGAGAAGATCTgaaagtgctgctgagctgagggacactgagcctGCCTCAGAAACCACAAATTTTGGCCTCTTGAATGGAGAAGACTCAG GCAAGACAAAAAGAACCTCTCAGAAGAGGAAAAGTGGTGAAATGCTCCCTCAGACATTGGGCAAAAGAAAGAGAGTGTCCTTTGGTGGTCATCTGAGTCCAGAACTCTTTGATAAAAGTTTGCCTCCCAACTCTCCCCTGAAAAgaggagccctccctgccaggaggaGTTTGCCCTATGGAAACTCTCCTCGGGCTGTGCTCAAAAAGGCTCAGAGCTTGAAGCACTTGATCGATCAG gaagaaaaaacgtcacccaaaaattccccaaccCGGCAGCCCGCAGGTGCCTCATCCCCTGTCTCAACACCCAAAATCCCTTCAGGCTCTCCAGCCCCCTTCAGGAAAGGGCGTttctccatctcccagcccccCACACCTTTCCCCATTGCAGAGGAGAAGGATGCTGGCACAGAGGACATGGACCCAGAGGGGAAGAGTGGTGTCCaagggaaaaccccaaaatctgctcctgctgccctaGGTGCCAAAGCCTTGGTGACAAGGACAGCTGCCAAGTCAGCCAGAGGTGCCCAGCTGGCTTTGAAGGGCTCTGCCATGAAGAGCAGAGGTGGGCCTGTGGCTGTTATCAGTGCCAAGAGGAGAAGTGGTGCCTCCAGTGCCAACTTACTAG tTGCAAAATCTTGGGCAGAAGTGGTAAAATTGGGGGTTGCAAGACCACAGACAAAGACTGCTAAAAAAAGTGTCCGTAAAGGAAGAGCCCTGAAGAGGATAAACCACCCACCAAAg actccagagaagaaaataaaaggtcaCTTCAGCACAGGTCATGCAGAGTCACCCGCTACCATAGTTGTAGGTAGAGCTTATTCCACCACAGTTGGGTCAGCTGGACACGTCCCTAAAGTGGTAAAAAATCCCAAGCTGAAGCTAAACATGGATATGGATGAAAGTTTCACAG GAGTGCCTGAAATGTTCCAAACTCCAGAAAATCAGGGAGGAAGAACATTTcctttggctgctgctcagaATGCTGATGTTACaccaccatgggctgcaggggacatTTCTGACTTGCACACTCCTGAGGAATCTG GAGAGATGATGGTGTCACCATTAAATAATTCAGATGCTTCAGAGCAGAAGCAAGCGAGTCCAGGCATATTCCACCTCCTGAGAGAGGAATCATCTCCATCTATGTTTGATGAAATAGCCACAAAAACTcctgaaaatagaaaagctgtgCACAAAGATACTGTGGATAGTTTGgtaataatttcagaaaaaacagTATCTCTTGTGAAATCAGGAAGTAAAAAGAGGACTCCAAAGCACAAATTGGAGCCAGTTGAGGTCATGTCAAGCAAAAGGAAGATTTTAAGGACCCCTGAGCAAAGATCAGAACCAGGAGAGGTTTTGTCAGGTATCAAGAGACTCGTGAAGAGTTCGAGGCAGGAGCCAGAGCCTACAGAGGTTCTCTCAGGCATCAAACAGCTCTTGAAGACCCCAAAGCAGAAGTTGGAGCCTGTAGAGGTTCTCTCAGGCATCAAACAGCTCATGAAGACCCCAGAGCAGAAATTGGAGCCTGTGGAGGTTCTGTCAAGCAAAAGGAAGATTTTAAGGACCCCTCAGCAAAGATCAGAACCAGGAGAGGTTCTGTCAGGCATCAAACAGCTCATGAAGACCCCAAAGCAGAAGTTGGAGCCTGCCGAGGTTCTCTCAGGCATCAAACAGCTCATGAAGACCCCAGAGCAGAAATTGGAGCTTGTAGAGGTTCTGTCAGGCATCAAACAGCTCATGAGGACCCCAAAGCAGAAATTGGAGCCTGCAGAGGTTCTCTCAGGCATCAAACAGCTCATGAAGACCCCAAAGCAGAAATTGGAGCCTGTAGAGGTTCTCTCAGGCATCAAAGAGCTCCTGAGGACCCCAGAGCAGAAATTGGAGCCTGTGGAGGTTCTGTCAAGCAAAGGGAAGATTTTAAGGACCCCTCAGCAAAAATCAGAACCAGGAGAGGTTTTGTCAGGTATCAAGAGACTAGTGAAGACTTCGAGGCAGAAGCCAGAGCCTACAGAGGTTCTCTCAGGCATCAAAGAGCTCCTGAGGACCCCAGAGCAGAAGTTGGAGCCTGACGAAGTTCTCTCAGGCATCAAACACCTCATGAAGACCCCAAAGCAGAAATTGGAGCCTGTGGAGGTTTTGTCAGGCATCAAACAGCTCATGAAGACCCCAAAGCAGAAATTGGAGCCTGTAGAGGTTCTCTCAGGCATCAAACAGCTCCTGAAGACCCCAAAGCAGAAATTGGAGCCTGTGGAGGTTTTGTCAGGCATCAAACAGCTCATGAAGACCCCAAAGCAGAAATTGGAGCCTGTAGAGGTTCTCTCAGGCATCAAACAGCTCCTGAAGACCCCAAAGCAGAAATTGGAGCCTGTGGAGGTTTTGTCAGGCATCAAACAGCTCCTGAAGACTCCAAAGCAGAAATTGGAGCCTGTGGAGGTTTTGTCAGGCATCAAACAGCTCATGAGGACCCCACGGCGGAAGGCAGGGTCAGTGGAGGACCTGTCAGGCATTAAGCAGCTCCTGAGGACCCCGCAGCAAGAGCTGGAACCACTGACAGATGAAATTGCCTTGAAAAGGCTGCTGGAGACTCCAGTAGAGAGCAGGGAAGCAGTAAAAGCTGTGCCAGGTGTGACTTCAaccaagaaaaccccaaagctCAAACCCCAGCCCGTGGAAGACATGGTTGGGATCCGCCGCATTTTCCAGACGCCAAAGGAAAAGGTGGAGCCCGTAGAAAACATGTTTGGAATTAGCAGATTAGTGAGGTCTCCTAAAGAGAAATATCAACCAGTTGAGGATTTTGTGGGGCTGCAAAGGCTCATGGCAGAACCCAGGCAGAAATCTTCTGATTCTGAGGTGGACTATGCTGGAATGACTGAAATGTTTGGCACCCCAGAGGAAATGAAG gTCAGATCAGTAAATGTTATGGATTCTCAGGGAGAAATTGGTTCTAATTCCAGTCATAAACATG aaaagagaggaaaattttCCCAAGATGAAGATTATCAACAGAAGGACTCGACTGGTGAAGAGCAGCCTACCCAGAGACTCAGAAGGGGCAGATCCAGGAGGGCTCTACCTCCTGTTGCAGCAAAGCCAAGTGAAAATGGTGTGAGTTTAAAGGAGTTACAGAGTCCTGACACCCAAGAGGAGATGGGAGTGATCACACTTGAAAacaagggaagaggaaggaagacaAAGCATTGCACACAAGAAGTTGTTCCAAAGTACCCTGATCAGGAAGGGCTTGATGTTGTTTCATCCGTGGAACCgcctggagctgctcagagaCCAGGGAGAGGTAAAAGGAAAGAGCTGAAGGAGTCAAAACATCCAAATGAAAATCTGGAGTCTTGTGCTGAAGATTCCTCAGTGCTACGAAAAGCACCTGCAAATACCAAACAGAGTTTGCAGGACTGTGGCATCAGTGAAACTGAAGATGATCCAGGCACAAAGACAGGACCTGGAAACATTCAGAGTGAAATTTGTCAGCTGCAAACAGATTTAAATGATCCTGATAGCAAAGCTATTGACAGTGGGATAGAGGACACGGAAGAAGAAGTGTTCCTGTCACTGAGGAGGAGGCGCAGAGGAGTGGAGAACACAGAACCAGTGATTCCACCAAAAAGGAGACGAGCAAGGGATGACCAAGGTAAAGCAGCCTCTCCAGGAGGCCTTCATGGAACAACCAGAAAGCTTCGTAAAGACCCATCCCCAAAGGTTTCACAAAGACAGGAACAGGCTTGTGACAAAGCTCCTGAGGCTGTCACAGCACAAGAATCTGAAAATGGCACTAAACTTGAACTAAAGGCAACAGAGACAAGAGTTAAGTCTTTTAGAAGCACTAGAAACAGAAAGCACTCAGCTGAAATAAAAGCTGACACTCGTGGGGTCACACTTGAAAATCCACAAAACATTCAGAAAACTGAGGAAACATCAACTGAAACTGATGCTGAAACAGAATCTCAcgtgaaaaatgggattaaagGATCTCAGGgatcagaaacagaaaatactcaGGAAAATACAACACAAGCAGCTCGAAGATTAAAGGCAGAGTCACCTTCTGCAGAGACAAATAAAATGCCAGTCAGTGCTCAGAACTTGGAAGCAAACAGGGCTAGAAACAGGAGAGGCAAAAAAGACTCTTTGGAGCAGAAAGCTGATGAATTTACTGAAAATGTGAACAGCCTAAAACCAATTACTCCCAAATTTAAATCAGAAACAGAAGTGGATGAATCTTCTCTCCAGGATTCTGTGGGCTCTGTTTGTGTCAGTGCAGCCCaaggcaggaaggagcagcccagcccaggtgccACATCAGTCCCTGCTGCAGACAGTGCCAGGCCCGCTCGGGGCACTCAAAGGAGGACGAGGAATGAACGGGGAGTatttaaagcaaagcaaactgAAATCCTGCAGGGGAGTCCAGCACAAAGAAATGCAGTGATGTGTAGAAGAGGAACAGgtaaaaaagttaattttcagCTTGAAGAAGGCAGTTCCAAAGCAGTTGAAGGAAAAATTTTACCTGAGGGTGATGAAGGGGTGACTGACAAAGATAATCAACATGAGAATTCCGAAAATGCTCCTtcacagggaaggaggagcaggagaaagCAACTTGACTCCATCCCACAAAAAGCTAGTCCTGCCTTCATGGAAAAACAAGCATTAAGTGCAGATCACAGGAAAGATGAGGCTGTTGTACAAGAGCCAGGATCAGCTTTGGAGGCTGCTCCCTCTTCAGCAGAGGACAACCCCCTGAGGCGGGGGAGGAGACGTGAGGTGGCTGCAGCATCACAGACCAGATCTCCTTCTGTCAGAACGAGACGTGGGCTGCTGCAAGGTGATGCTAAAAAGATGgcagagagagaagaggaaaatgcaGCTCTGGATAATAAAACTTTACAGGCAAAAGTGAATGCACCAGCAAGGGACAGAAGGAACAAGATGGATCCGGCAGCAGAGGCAAGAAGTTCAGCTCCTCTGCAGACAAAATGTGGCTTGTCAGAGACTAAAGATAAGGGTACTGATGAAGAACAAAATGTGCCTTTGGAAGCAGTGTCCTGTGCAAAGGAGAAGCCACCAGGAAGGGgcagaaggaaagaaactgCTCTGGCATCACACACAACCAATTCCATCTCTCTTCGAGGGAAACGCAGGCTGCCAGCAGGTGATGGAGAAGAAGCTCCCAAAGAACAGCAGAATGTTCTCTTGGAAACTTGTGATccatctggaaaagaaaatcaactgagaagaggcaggaggaaggaaatTGCCCCTTTGGTAGAAGCCAAAAGTTCTATTCAGGGAAACCAGGTCCTGTCCAAACAAAGTGGtagaaaaaataacaataagGAAGCTAAAGAGAATTTGGACAATTCTTCTCAAGAAAATATGGAGCTTGTAAAACGGAGCTCAAGGCAAGCAACCACTTCACTGGCTCTTAGTCCCACCTCACTTCAGGGTTTGCCAGAAGATGGTAAAGACAGAATTCCTGAAGAACAAAGTAAACTTTTGGACCTAGCTCCACCTGCAAAAGAAAATCCATCAAGAAGGGGCAGGAAGAAAACAGCTTCTTCCACTTCTGAAGAAACAAGTTCCACTTCTCTCAGGGGAAATCCCAACCTGCCCAGAGGCAGAGGTCAGAAGAGGATTCTTAAAGGAAGTGAAGATGCATCTCCAGAAAATAATCCATGCCAGGGAAGAACAAGGCAGTTGAGAAATAATAGGAGGAAGGTGGAAGTCCCGTTGGAGGCAGCTACTTCTGCTCCCCATAAAAGCGGTGGCTTGGCAGAAAATGGCAACACTCTGGGAACTCAGGGTTTGAGTGGAGCATCCCCTGGTTCTGAAGAGAATCAGTCTGGAAAAGGCCAGGAGGGTGACCCTGCTCCACAGGCAGCCCCCACCTCTCGCAGAAGGAAgtgccagctgccagcagaggaCGTGGCAcccaaaaaattcaaatcag GGAATGATGAAAATGGGTCTCtccaaagaggaagaagaaacaaaactaaacttGGAGAAGAGGATGCAAGGGCAGCTCAGACCACTGGAGGGATGGAGAAGAGGACAAGATCCAGCACAAGAACAAGGAAATAG